From Streptomyces cyaneogriseus subsp. noncyanogenus, the proteins below share one genomic window:
- a CDS encoding lipase maturation factor family protein: MEWFTAPDYWLSRLVFQRALAAVYLVAFLTAALQFRALIGERGMLPVPRFTERVPFRRAPSLFQLHYSDRFFAACAWAGCAVSAALLAGLDALLPLWGAMLLWLVPWALYLSIVNVGQTWYSFGWESLLLEVGFVAVLLGNDEVAPPIVVLFLLRWVLFRVEFGAGLIKLRGDACWRKLTCLDHHHETQPMPGPLSWFFHHLPRPLHRVEVAANHVTQLVVPFLLFAPQPVASAAAALMIVTQLWLVLSGNFSWLNWITIVLALSAVRFPADPPAVPGAPRWYEVVVLAVSALLVFLSYQPVRNMLSRRQVMNRSFDPLHLVNTYGAFGSVSRIRYEVVIEGTADAVPREDSDWREYEFRGKPGDPRRWPRQFAPYHLRLDWLMWFAALSPAYAGSWFGTLVERLLENDPATLRLLRRSPFPPDAPPRYVRARLFRYRYTTWRELRETGACWDRTYVREYLPPTRLAGAARRS; encoded by the coding sequence GTGGAGTGGTTCACCGCACCCGACTACTGGCTGAGCCGGCTGGTCTTCCAGCGGGCCCTGGCCGCCGTGTATCTGGTCGCGTTCCTGACGGCGGCCCTGCAGTTCCGGGCGCTGATCGGCGAGCGCGGGATGCTGCCCGTGCCCCGCTTCACCGAGCGGGTGCCGTTCCGGCGGGCGCCGAGCCTGTTCCAGCTCCACTACTCCGACCGGTTCTTCGCGGCGTGCGCCTGGGCGGGCTGCGCGGTGTCGGCGGCGCTGCTCGCGGGCCTGGACGCGCTGCTGCCGCTGTGGGGCGCGATGCTGCTGTGGCTGGTGCCGTGGGCGCTGTATCTGTCGATCGTGAACGTCGGGCAGACCTGGTACTCGTTCGGCTGGGAGTCGCTGCTGCTGGAGGTGGGCTTCGTCGCCGTCCTGCTGGGCAACGACGAGGTGGCGCCGCCGATCGTGGTGCTGTTCCTGCTGCGCTGGGTCCTGTTCCGGGTGGAGTTCGGCGCGGGGCTGATCAAGCTGCGCGGTGACGCGTGCTGGCGGAAGCTGACGTGCCTGGACCACCACCACGAGACCCAGCCGATGCCGGGGCCGCTGAGCTGGTTCTTCCACCATCTGCCCAGGCCCCTGCACCGCGTGGAGGTGGCCGCCAACCACGTCACCCAGCTGGTGGTGCCCTTCCTCCTTTTCGCCCCGCAGCCGGTCGCCTCGGCCGCCGCGGCGCTGATGATCGTCACCCAGTTGTGGCTGGTGCTGTCGGGCAACTTCTCCTGGCTGAACTGGATCACCATCGTGCTGGCCCTGTCGGCGGTGCGGTTCCCGGCCGATCCCCCGGCGGTTCCGGGCGCCCCGCGGTGGTACGAGGTCGTCGTCCTCGCGGTGAGCGCGCTGCTGGTGTTCCTCAGCTACCAGCCGGTCCGCAACATGCTCTCCCGCCGCCAGGTGATGAACCGCTCCTTCGACCCGCTGCATCTGGTCAACACCTACGGCGCGTTCGGCAGCGTCAGCCGGATCCGGTACGAGGTGGTGATCGAGGGCACGGCCGACGCGGTACCGCGCGAGGACTCCGACTGGCGGGAGTACGAGTTCAGGGGCAAGCCCGGCGACCCGCGGCGGTGGCCCCGCCAGTTCGCCCCCTACCATCTGCGGCTGGACTGGCTGATGTGGTTCGCCGCGCTGTCACCGGCGTACGCGGGGTCGTGGTTCGGCACCCTGGTCGAGCGGCTGCTGGAGAACGACCCCGCCACCCTGCGGCTGCTGCGCCGCTCGCCGTTCCCGCCGGACGCGCCGCCGCGGTACGTCCGCGCCCGGCTGTTCCGCTACCGGTACACCACCTGGCGCGAGCTGCGGGAGACGGGCGCCTGCTGGGATCGCACGTACGTGCGGGAGTATCTGCCGCCCACGCGGCTGGCGGGGGCGGCGCGGCGGTCGTGA